The Alosa sapidissima isolate fAloSap1 chromosome 8, fAloSap1.pri, whole genome shotgun sequence genome contains a region encoding:
- the atad1a gene encoding outer mitochondrial transmembrane helix translocase — MLKDIPRDALLRPLTRNEVVGMLLRLTIFGAATYYSIKWVVEAMDPTHKQKLQAKKRAELLLKRLGVEGVTLNEYEMNIATQLVDPRSMKVTWRDIAGLDEVINELQDSVILPFQKRHLFTGSKLFQPPRGVLLYGPPGCGKTLIAKATARASGCQFINLQASMLTDKWYGESQKLTAAVFSLAVKIQPCIIFIDEIDSFLRNRSSLDHEATAMMKAQFMSLWDGLETGANIQVMVMGATNRPQDLDPAILRRMPSTFHVGLPNQIQRHDILKLILTGENLSNAINLREIADKTSGYSGSDLRELCRDAAMYRVRDYVRKQQMRQIAKQMQAEDEEEEPVGTRLRPVTQLDMLFGLDKMNESKQVTITPGCLKESPLD; from the exons ATGCTGAAGGACATTCCCCGGGATGCGCTTTTGCGCCCCCTGACTCGGAATGAAGTGGTCGGCATGTTGTTGAGGTTAACGATTTTTGGCGCTGCAACTTACTACAGTATCAAATGGGTGGTGGAGGCCATGGAccccacacacaagcaaaaattACAGGCCAAAAAAAGG GCAGAGCTGCTACTGAAGCGGCTTGGAGTGGAGGGTGTTACTTTGAATGAATATGAGATGAACATTGCCACCCAACTTGTAGATCCACGAAGCATGAAG GTGACGTGGAGAGATATAGCCGGTCTTGATGAGGTGATCAATGAGCTGCAGGACTCAGTGATATTACCCTTCCAAAAACGCCACCTCTTTACAGGATCCAAACTTTTTCAGCCACCCAGAG GTGTGTTGTTGTATGGCCCGCCAGGATGTGGAAAAACCTTAATCGCCAAGGCAACTGCTAGAGCCTCAGGGTGCCAATTCATCAACTTGCAAGCTTCCATGTTGACAGACAAGTGGTATGGTGAATCGCAGAAGCTCACCGCTGCTGTCTTCTCCTTGGCTGTAAAAATCCAGCCTTGTATTATTTTCATTGATGAAATAG ATTCTTTTCTGCGAAACCGGTCCAGTCTGGATCACGAGGCCACAGCCATGATGAAGGCCCAGTTCATGAGCCTCTGGGATGGCCTGGAGACTGGCGCTAACATCCAG gtgatggtgatgggtgcCACCAACAGACCACAAGATCTCGACCCAGCCATCCTGCGCAGGATGCCCTCAACCTTTCACGTTGGTCTGCCG aatCAGATCCAGAGACATGACATCCTGAAGCTGATCCTCACGGGGGAGAAT TTGAGCAATGCCATAAATCTGCGGGAGATCGCCGATAAGACCAGCGGCTACTCGGGCAGTGACCTGCGGGAGCTGTGCAGGGACGCAGCCATGTACCGCGTCAGGGACTATGTCCGCAAGCAACAGATGAGGCAGATCGCCAAACAGATGCAGgcggaggatgaggaggaaga GCCCGTGGGGACGCGGCTGCGGCCCGTGACTCAGCTGGACATGCTCTTTGGCCTGGACAAAATGAACGAGTCCAAGCAGGTCACCATTACGCCTGGCTGTCTGAAAGAGTCGCCCTTGGACTGA